A genomic region of Chelmon rostratus isolate fCheRos1 chromosome 8, fCheRos1.pri, whole genome shotgun sequence contains the following coding sequences:
- the gon4lb gene encoding GON-4-like protein, whose translation MPAVSDISLTQMERRRPSEEDICPLKSKCLRTGGETTVFRLDRKSLTAFTPLTGSSSEGRQEEESTPVSGRGLMGDKGVTMETSESSDDELGRLDIDLDRKSKQHNLTSSNVRAILHEVITHEHVVAMMKAAIRDTQDLPMFEPKMTRSRLKQAFQQGQPLNWSLSAVNTATVKPPQFVDIDLEEDEDSSDEEYCPEEEEEEEEDTAEETFLSDADSLASLASPPRMHRGSQPTLSADQRSDEPLQRSPTHLREQVMASPCTTQHLLTAPESSFLERLNAVEEELDCSPAYTYNQCLDRKADDDDDGAGEEGSGCLAYRTRSKLRLVNVPLGQLEAELLAPDITADMYEQTAAQQEEDRNWTRWLQGLMAPDNEEEADDDDDPEYNFLDDLDEPDLEDYRTDRGVQITKKEVNELLDELFDTLQEEEQEEEAPSQTGPKFNIPQTLRFEAPLAGMLTERRRTVRKQYEALQQRRALQDTTNHHRENINLKETPSPLPNTVASVLVLPSQVCPALRLDYAQKMQLQQQIQQHVQLLTQVHLLCRRVEALNHEVCITKHYLEELQQFARRQEEVFLPSSFRVCNLQGALDLLQEMEKRTEPPPAPAAPAAPRRWLPEMTPATNSHAFPLLPADTAWLFATRPVFLYPELLPVCSLDHTRYHRSVYTPGEDGLIILGLKHFEGTLQPDQLICSYLLCKTRWNFRKHIREMSGPRAPRDNVIKRFLIERIVPTLPLACSRVQSGDQRPPVDRNTSNMPNWLKNSQLIIQKTRLISTCYPPSLPPGCTLRLHPYWLNKSRPPPPPRKRLITLAHNASLLPLAKAPADKQVERQVDSLGERQMVRQAKRLPNRRVKGQVDMQPISYLSLPSAGVTLLSDSPSCFRNMYSHTVPTPSVCTDIIQSCLPIGQRTPHSITRQQDRGPVPFLLPLPALTNSESADPITSCSAATVKPGYFLLQMMWTPAAPPTAPPTVTSQHALGKQINRLEEVKTQVEVMKRGEGEEMERRKQVEEESLASPSTLSPLSSCAGEKEEGESWTVVGVVSLNGGENTGGEEEGGGGEGEQGGDGEEDGQREDGGGEREEDGEKDKDEDQDRQGEEEEEEDFDDLTQDEDEEEVMSSASEESVLSVPELQETMKQLTWLAAERRLCADGDSEEDHSPTSPCSQEEEEEEEEEGPKGEESGEGRSNKEERDEMPSGEGTPRGGGRCPGRGRGRSRPLRGLRRSRQERHSKDAAKLLLLYDENILDNDPHRESKDVAFAQSYLNRVREALQDIPGQVEAFVSLLNEFEQAGEGQEVILLFRKLRCILGDRTDLLRDFAAFLHPEQALQCGLFEEQQAFERSRRFLRQLEISFGDNPSHYQKIIKALQTGPDLSPTSIHELKAQMGMLLKGHNHLQAEFWVFFEELRPPPARPGQFEEAQWLEDGGGGSDGGEGIGQVPRGRATSGFEEVTLPELEEEEDGHKIQPMTSRRQRRKMDVHRNYKDCDWSDKDWPCLCHDAKIRRHRRKGCSRCHGNKPTGGMSRAMKSLDPLYSQISSTHDEPSDKDLDLKGDEDSPQPDQSGASWEGSFPLTDEKEEEELDDEEEDEDEEERKNSEKEQSLAVKRSRREEALRPPSTSTIPSIAPVASYITSSTLPSTASSNPSASSMISHTSVATSSITSSILTSTSVTSSVSTSPPVCTSSITSVTFSSTTATVSSIISSSSISPSVCTSSSASSTLSSSAPSSHPRPSPPPDLPVCAKNISLTASGERVILWTREADRVILTTCQQEGANQNTFQAISTLLGNKTPSEVSRRFRDLMRLFRTAARQTSSEDEAPPTDPAAGSEDRD comes from the exons CAGATGGAGAGACGGCGTCCATCTGAAGAGGACATTTGTCCTCTGAAGTCCAAATGTTTGAGGACAGGTGGAGAGACCACCGTCTTCAGGCTGGATAGGAAATCACTGACAGCATTCACACCTCTCACAGGAAGTTCCAGTGagggcagacaggaagaggagagcacaCCTGTGTCAG GTAGGGGGCTAATGGGGGACAAGGGGGTCACCATGGAGACCAGCGAGTCCAGTGACGATGAACTGGGTCGACTGGACATTGACCTGGACAGGAAGTCCAAACAGCACAACCTGACGTCCAGCAACGTGCGCGCCATCCTGCAC GAGGTGATTACCCATGAGCATGTGGTGGCCATGATGAAAGCTGCCATCAGAGACACTCAGGACCTGCCCATGTTT GAGCCAAAGATGACCCGGTCCAGACTGAAGCAGGCCTTCCAGCAGGGACAG CCACTTAACTGGAGTCTGTCAGCGGTGAACACAGCCACAGTCAAG cctcctcagtTTGTTGATATTGATCTAGAGGAGGATGAAGACTCATCAGATGAAGAGTATTgtcctgaggaggaggaggaggaggaggaagacacgGCTGAAGAG ACCTTCCTCAGTGATGCAGACAGCTTGGCTTCGCTGGCATCGCCCCCCAGAATGCATCGGGGCTCTCAGCCCACACTCTCAGCAGACCAGAGATCTGATGAACCCCTACAG AGATCTCCAACACACCTGAGGGAACAGGTGATGGCCTCCCCCTGCACTACTCAGCATCTCCTCACTGCTCCTGAGTCTTCCTTCCTGGAGAGACTGAATGCTGTGGAAGAGGAGCTGGACTGCAGCCCTGCCTACACCTATAACCAG TGTCTGGACAGAAAAgccgatgatgatgatgatggtgctggtgAAGAAGGTTCCGGCTGTTTGGCGTACCGCACGCGCTCCAAACTTCGTCTTGTTAACGTTCCTCTGGGTCAGTTGGAGGCGGAGCTTCTGGCCCCCGACATTACAGCTGACATGTATGAGCAGACTGCCgcccagcaggaggaggaccGTAATTGGACAAGGTGGCTGCAGGGGCTCATGGCCCCCGACAACGAAG agGAAGCCGATGATGATGACGATCCAGAGTACAACTTCCTGGATGACCTGGATGAACCAGACCTGGAGGACTACAGGACAGACCGGGGCGTCCAGATCACGA agAAGGAAGTGAATGAGCTGCTGGACGAGCTCTTTGATACA CtccaggaggaggaacaggaggaggaggcaccGTCACAGACTGGACCCAAATTCAACATCCCCCAGACTCTGCG TTTTGAGGCGCCGTTAGCTGGCATGTTAACAGAGCGACGACGGACGGTCAGAAAACAGTACgaagctctgcagcagaggagagcccTGCAGGACACGACCAACCATCACCGAGAAAACATAAACCTGAAGGAAACCCCCAGCCCGCTACCCAACACCGTCGCTTCCGTCTTAGTGCTGCCGAGCCAGGTGTGCCCAGCCCTCCGCCTGGACTACGCCCAGAAAATGCAGCTACAACAGCAGATACAGCAG caCGTGCAGCTGCTGACTCAAGTTCACCTGCTCTGTCGCCGTGTGGAAGCCTTGAACCATGAAGTCTGCATCACTAAACACTACCTG gaagagctgcagcagttcGCCCGCCGTCAGGAGGAGGTTTTTCTCCCCAGCAGCTTCAGAGTGTGTAACCTGCAGGGGGCTCTGGATCTCCtgcaggagatggagaagagaaCAGAGCCCCCTCCTGCTCccgctgctcctgctgctcccagACGCTGGCTTCCCGAGATGACTCCTGCAACTAACA GCCACGCCTTCCCTCTCTTACCTGCCGACACTGCCTGGCTGTTCGCCACCAGACCAGTCTTTCTTTACCCAGagctacttcctgtctgcagcctggACCACACCCGATACCACCGGAGTGTTTACACCCCAGGAGAGGATGG TTTGATCATTTTGGGTCTGAAGCACTTTGAGGGGACGCTCCAGCCGGATCAGCTGATCTGCTCCTACCTCCTTTGCAAGACTCGATGGAACTTCAGGAAACACATTCGAGAGATGAGTGGACCAAGAGCACCACGCGACAATGTCATCAAG agGTTCCTGATCGAGCGAATTGTCCCCACGCTGCCACTCGCTTGCAGCAGAGTTCAGTCAGGAGACCAGCGCCCCCCAGTGGACAGAAACACCTCCAATATGCCAAACTGGCTCAAG AACAGTCAGCTGATCATCCAGAAGACCCGACTAATCTCCACCTGctaccccccctccctccccccagGCTGCACCCTTAGGCTCCACCCGTACTGGCTCAACAAGTctcgccccccacccccccctcgCAAACGCCTCATCACCTTAGCCCACAATGCATCTCTGCTTCCACTTGCCAAAGCCCCCGCAGACAAACAGGTGGAAAGACAGGTAGACTCGTtaggagagagacagatggtgaGACAGGCAAAGAGGCTACCAAACAGACGGGTAAAGGGACAGGTAGACATGCAGCCAATCAGCTACCTGTCCCTCCCCTCTGCAGGTGTCACCTTACTGTCTGACTCCCCTAGCTGTTTTAGGAATATGTACAGTCATACAGTCCCCACTCCCTCCGTCTGTACTGACATCATCCAGTCCTGTCTTCCTATTGGTCAGAGGACGCCGCACAGCATTACTAGGCAACAAGACCGTGGCCCTGtcccctttctcctccccctccccgcCCTGACCAACTCTGAGTCTGCAGATCCCATAACGTCTTGCTCAGCTGCCACTGTGAAGCCAGGGTACTTCCTCCTCCAGATGATGtggacaccagcagctccacccACAGCTCCCCCCACCGTCACCTCCCAGCATGCTCTAGGGAAACAGATCAACAgactggaggaggtgaagacgcaggtggaggtgatgaagaggggagagggggaggagatggagagaaggaaacaggTAGAGGAGGAGAGTTTAGCTTCACCGTCGACACTAAGTCCTCTGTCGTCCTGtgcaggagagaaggaggaaggggagagcTGGACCGTTGTGGGGGTGGTCAGTTTGAatggaggagaaaacactggtggagaggaggaa ggtggaggaggagagggggagcagGGAGGCGATGGGGAAGAggatggacagagggaggacgggggaggagagagggaggaggatggagagaaggatAAGGATGAAGATCAAGACCGGCAGggcgaggaagaagaggaggaggactttgATGACCTCAcacaggatgaagatgaggaggaagtgatgtcatcagcgtCAGAGGAGTCAGTGCTGTCTGTTCCAGAGTTACAG GAAACCATGAAGCAGCTGACATGGCTCGCGGCGGAGCGGCGGCTCTGTGCAGATGGAGATTCAGAGGAGGATCACTCTCCGACCTCCCCCTGCTctcaggaagaggaggaagaggaggaggaggaggggcctAAAGGGGAGGAGTCAGGAGAAGGGAGGAGCAATAAGGAGGAAAGAGACGAGATGCCATCCGGAGAGGGGACccccagaggaggagggagatgtCCTGGACGAGGCAGAG GTCGAAGTAGACCTCTTCGTGGTTTGAGGAGGAGTCGTCAGGAGCGTCACAGTAAAGATGCTGCAAAACTGTTACTGCTGTATGATGAAAACATCTTGGACAATGACCCgcacagagagagcaaagacGTAGCGTTCGCCCAGAGTTACCTCAACAGG gtGCGTGAGGCGCTGCAGGACATACCTGGGCAGGTGGAGGCCTTCGTGTCTCTGCTGAATGAGTTCGAGCAGGCGGGagaaggacaggaagtgatcttGTTGTTCAGGAAACTGCGCTGCATCCTTGGAGACCGGACGGACCTCCTTCGAGACTTTGCCGCCTTCCTGCACCCTGAGCAGGCATTGCAGTGTGGACTG TTCGAGGAGCAGCAGGCGTTCGAACGCAGCCGTCGGTTCCTGCGACAGTTAGAGATCAGTTTTGGAGATAATCCGTCACATTATCAAAAGATCATCAAGGCTCTGCAGACCGGTCCAGATCTCAGTCCAACCAGCATCCACGAG ctgaaagctCAGATGGGCATGCTGCTAAAAGGCCACAACCACCTACAAGCTGAATTTTGGGTATTCTTTGAAGAGCTACGGCCACCTCCAGCTCGACCGGGACAGTTTGAAGAAGCTCAATGGCTGGAGGACGGAGGGGGCGGGTCAGATGGTGGAGAGGGCATTGGCCAGGTGCCCAGAGGCAGAGCCACCAGTGGCTTCGAGGAAGTGACGCTGCCAGAGCtcgaagaggaagaggatgggcATAAAATCCAACCAATGACGAGCCGGCgccagaggaggaaaatggacGTTCACAGAAACTACAAG gactgtgattggtcagataAAGACTGGCCTTGCCTCTGTCATGACGCAAAGATTCGCAGACATAGGAGGAAAGGGTGCTCTCGCTGCCACGGCAACAAG CCCACAGGGGGTATGTCCAGAGCCATGAAGAGTCTGGACCCTCTGTACTCTCAGATAAGCTCCACTCATGATGAACCAAGTGACAAAGACTTGGACCTGAAGGGGGACGAAGACAGTCCACAACCAG ATCAAAGtggtgcatcatgggaaggCTCGTTCCCTCTGACtgatgagaaagaggaggaggagttggatgatgaggaggaggatgaagatgaagaggagaggaagaataGTGAGAAGGAGCAGAGCCTGGCCgtaaagaggagcaggagagaggaggcactGCGACCCCCCAGCACCTCCACTATTCCCTCTATCGCCCCTGTCGCCTCTTATATCACCTCCTCTACCTTGCCCTCTACAGCCTCCTCCAacccctccgcctcctccatgATCTCCCATACCTCTGTCGCTACCTCTTCTATCACTTCCTCCATCCTCACTTCTACCTCAGTtacctcctctgtctccacctctcCCCCTGTCTGCACCTCCTCTATCACATCTGTCACCTTCTCCTCTACCACTGCCACTGtctcctccatcatctcctcttcctccatctctccatctgtctgtacctcctcctctgcttcctccaccctctcctcctctgctccctcttctCATCCACGGCCCAGTCCTCCTCCTGACCTCCCTGTCTGTGccaaaaacatttctctgacagcGAGTGGAGAGAGAGTCATCCTCTGGACCAG ggAAGCAGATAGAGTCATTTTGACAACATGTCAGCAGGAGGGAGCCAATCAGAACACGTTTCAGGCTATCTCTACTTTGCTCGGCAACAAGACTCCCAGTGAG GTATCTCGTCGGTTTCGGGATTTGATGCGTTTGTTTCGGACGGCGGCTCGTCAGACCAGTTCTGAGGACGAGGCTCCCCCCACTgatccagcagcaggcagtgagGACAGAGACTGA
- the tmem79b gene encoding transmembrane protein 79, with translation MEDSGKTTMRRTEGEEEVVRSAVMEPSTLQWPGDRQTGGQTGKGDRMSARSDISLREAVSWTESERELMAEGERREGAGEEEGVGLMTQLEEEEEPVENHLPEKAAQVFSPAVTVLHSPSSPRESEAFWEMESEKSPFLGPRGVPQDYNHHGYPYEWTEDTPPATCGWGCPSRDILKVGVSLMTSALFFPFLVWGGFVFLPFDAPLLDGAPLRLVYTLRCSVFAAAPIVLGWLVLGVSRLRSGMIQPLFDDKVKEGELQEVTIHRHFVSDSASLFLIYFLHLVVMAMYLSQEQLKLIPLLTVVFAFGRLVYWVAAAFGSSVRGFGFGLSFLPSLAMMAANIYFIFTVDAAGSIFSLPPPAEEVLAPPAGKQRFWG, from the exons ATGGAGGACAGTGGGAAGACGACGATGAGACggactgagggagaggaggaggtggtgaggTCCGCCGTGATGGAGCCCAGCACCCTGCAGTGGCctggagacagacaaacaggtggacagacaggtaaaGGTGACAGGATGAGCGCGAGGTCAGATATTTCTCTCCGTGAGGCAGTGAGTTGGACAGAAAGCGAAAGAGAGCTGATGGccgagggggagaggagggaaggagcaggtgaagaggagggggtggggctAATGACacaactggaggaggaggaggagcctgTGGAGAACCACCTGCCAGAGAAAGCAGCTCAGGTGTTCAGTCCAGCAGTGACTGTCCTccactccccctcctcacccagAGAGAGTGAGGCATTCTGGGAGATGGAGTCAGAGAAGAGCCCCTTCCTGGGTCCCAGAGGAGTACCCCAGGACTATAACCATCATGGCTACCCGTACGAGTGGACGGAGGACACACCGCCTGCCACAT GTGGGTGGGGCTGTCCCAGCAGGGACATCCTGAAGGTGGGCGTTTCACTGATGACATCAGCACTCTTCTTCCCCTTCCTGGTGTGGGGGGGGTTTGTCTTCCTGCCGTTTGACGCCCCCCTGCTGGACGGCGCCCCCCTCAGACTTGTTTACACGCTgcgctgctctgtgtttgctgccgCCCCCATCGTCCTCG GTTGGCTGGTTCTGGGTGTCAGTCGGCTCAGGTCAGGTATGATTCAGCCTCTGTTTGATGACAAGGTGAAGGAGGGGGAGCTTCAGGAGGTCACCATCCACCGGCACTTTGTCTCTGACTCCGCCTCCCTGTTCCTGATCTACTTCCTGCATCTGGTCGTCATGGCAATGTACCTGAGCCAGGAGCAGCTGAAGCTCATCCCTCTGCTGACTGTTGTCTTCGCTTTCGGAAG GCTGGTTTACTGGGTGGCCGCGGCTTTCGGCAGCAGCGTTCGTGGTTTCGGTTTCGGCCTCTCCTTCCTACCGAGTCTCGCCATGATGGCCGCCAACATCTACTTCATCTTCACGGTGGACGCAGCGGGGTCCATCTTCAGCCTCCCGCCTCCTGCTGAGGAGGTGTTGGCCCCACCGGCCGGCAAACAGAGGTTCTGGGGATGA